In one Culex quinquefasciatus strain JHB chromosome 2, VPISU_Cqui_1.0_pri_paternal, whole genome shotgun sequence genomic region, the following are encoded:
- the LOC6032940 gene encoding collagen alpha-1(V) chain, producing MREADARRGKPGWSGGFRQRKCYTLGGVENVRVPAASIFGRVVTVAIIAAGLFAGCEAVASKDGLVDFIELFGIPRLPSGITPTSGMCNETRNEYQTYPAAAYNLNQDTVLSIGTTQAFPAGFPTDFSLLVVLKATPNLVRVPLFSVYSSDSEEVLMLMVGMEVALYYQDTDGEPEEESLISFGVGIDDQRWHRLGISVKGDSVTLVLDCNTQITRQLKRKPSSTIAVDGLILTGMQLNEDDGFFTGDVQLFMVANTPDEAYHICTRYAPSCAGSVDYGSVHISSGVHSQSFQAGSAANSSSSSQRQSGYESTRDQVNRQVVSSSSSATGSQSYGHREFVDLTGEADGLESIGEDDEYYNNLELEGESKQPEHQTYSTSTQRSYEDQYRAEFNRTTSDGYDQYGRRPILPLPDPEYDSSATNRRQPDGEQPYEDIEPFHDPGSPGSDDSSVSFPILPSNNRSIGGVRTIVGPRGLPGEPGPKGDPGRDGLSGQSGPPGPPGHVFMIPLSQSTNEKGPDTQAEAFRQMLSQHMMAMRGTDGPMGLTGVPGPVGPPGPEGTKGEPGDIGEPGPRGLRGPAGLPGREGRRGRAGRDGERGLAGLQGLKGEPGPIGLPGIPGEKGERGRIGHAGEKGAQGHEGIQGEDGPPGLPGLPGELGPRGFTGGRGFPGPPGNPGLPGTEGLPGVKGNPGPQGQPGAPGQTGPTGPIGPPGPQGNMGPPGIPGPHGKPGLPGLPGADGAPGREGNPGIVGPKGDQGPQGVQGSIGFPGNRGPKGDDGERGAPGDRGEKGERGHDGEKGDMGPSGERGAIGPQGITGIEGPEGPKGFEGPRGEPGAMGLSGEKGKQGVQGFTGYPGPTGDKGDKGSVGISGLTGDKGERGNTGLQGERGEVGPRGFRGPRGRRGADGTPGFKGDTGQPGAPGPQGEIGLQGPEGPRGFIGLPGPQGNNGKDGPQGTPGERGPPGENGNPGPTGAPGVIGPQGQTGEPGPVGEPGIPGLPGMPGEPGVPGDTGKEGQVGPPGPPGKNGPPGAQGLSGFPGERGMMGMPGLPGLKGEIGVPGNSGPVGDKGQPGEPGKEGPPGPEGRRGQTGPPGSVGLKGERGDMGLMGPIGRDGLPGQRGLTGPPGPQGPPGEDGDKGDMGPPGEKGFKGAQGEAGPTGSPGSQGSRGEPGAAGPPGEKGPPGEMGRAGGKGEDGPTGLPGPPGASGPQGMPGPPGMKGGRGDDGPIGPAGPIGLPGEPGRRGPRGAEGGPGATGPAGPQGLAGEPGAQGPPGPQGPEGKEGEKGSIGPKGEEGKSGPPGPPGKRGPAGAEGPKGVAGAQGFPGNPGEPGVVGPKGDTGKDGEDGKQGEPGLSGEPGPVGLPGEMGSPGKMGPEGPAGSQGTPGLPGEKGDRGLPGPAGNIGITGPQGMPGPQGLTGLRGSPGASGEIGPTGKSGETGPAGKIGETGAKGQKGDRGKRGPKGHRGELGMVGLKGDMGEKGDKGSRGNQGIDGPKGPPGPVGPLGLKGNDGPQGTPGGDGPLGPKGSEGVAGMRGDPGPPGLPGPPGPPAEAPLIPPELLFRMSEFSITKGEDRMKREAEDIPEEEDDFDEELLKIEPKKKKKKKKIKDDLGPKFLDMYSSIYSMRQELDRIRKPVGTRENPGRTCRDLHYGHPQFKDGWYWIDPNLGMADDAVYVFCNMTAEGETCVFPDLHSSQMPNIPWRKENDKTDWYSNLRGGFRISYETVGVVQMTFLRILSQGAYQNFTYTCMNSVAWFSTEENNYDNAIRFLGDNEIDLGYENSKLRPGVLMDGCKTGKSKSETIFEIRTAKLQYLPIIDFYPVDYGQPQQAFGFQVGPVCFK from the exons ATGAGAGAGGCAGACGCAAGGAGAGGAAAACCGGGATGGTCCGGCGGATTCCGGCAGCGGAAATGTTACACACTTGGGGGTGTGGAAAATGTTCGAGTGCCGGCCGCCAGCATCTTCGGGAGAGTTGTAACGGTCGCCATCATTGCTGCTGGATTATTCGCCGGATGTGAGGCTGTTGCTAGCAAAG ATGGACTCGTTGACTTCATCGAGCTGTTTGGAATTCCTAGGCTACCCTCGGGCATCACACCCACTTCAGGCATGTGCAACGAGACCCGCAACGAGTACCAAACATATCCGGCGGCGGCCTACAACCTCAACCAGGATACGGTGCTAAGCATCGGAACGACCCAAGCCTTCCCGGCCGGCTTTCCTACGGACTTTTCTCTGCTGGTTGTGCTGAAGGCCACTCCCAACCTTGTCCGGGTACCGCTGTTTTCGGTGTACTCGTCCGACTCGGAGGAGGTCCTGATGCTGATGGTCGGCATGGAAGTGGCGCTGTACTACCAAGATACCGACGGTGAACCCGAGGAGGAGAGCTTGATCAGCTTCGGCGTTGGTATCGACGATCAGCGGTGGCATCGGTTGGGAATCAGTGTTAAGGGAGATTCTGTCACGTTGGTATTGGACTGTAACACCCAGATCACTAGACAACTGAAGAGGAAACCATCTTCGACAATTGCCGTCGATGGATTGATTCTGACGGGAATGCAGTTGAATGAAGATGATGGTTTCTTTACGGGAGATGTACAGCTGTTCATGGTTGCGAATACTCCCGATGAAGCGTACCACATCTGTACTAGGTATGCGCCCAGTTGTGCTGGATCAGTGGACTACGGATCGGTGCATATTTCATCCGGAGTTCATAGCCAGTCGTTTCAAGCTGGTTCAGCAGCCAATTCTTCGTCGTCTTCCCAGCGTCAAAGTGGCTACGAAAGTACCCGAGATCAAGTGAACAGACAGGTGGTATCAAGTTCAAGTTCTGCAACGGGTAGCCAAAGCTATGGTCATCGTGAGTTTGTTGATTTGACAGGGGAAGCCGATGGACTCGAAAGCATTGGAGAAGATGACGAATATTATAACAATCTAGAACTTGAGGGTGAATCGAAACAACCCGAGCACCAAACCTACAGTACAAGTACTCAGCGGTCGTACGAAGATCAGTACAGAGCCGAATTCAACCGAACAACCTCTGATGGCTATGATCAGTACGGAAGAAGACCAATTTTGCCGTTGCCAGATCCAGAGTATGATTCGTCAGCCACGAACAGGAGACAACCTGACGGTGAACAACCGTACGAAGACATCGAACCATTTCACGACCCAGGGTCTCCAGGCAGTGATGATTCTTCCGTTTCCTTCCCAATATTACCATCGAATAACCGAAGTATCGGTGGTGTCCGAACCATTGTCGGTCCTAGAGGTTTGCCTGGGGAACCAGGTCCAAAGGGAGACCCAGGTAGAGATGGCTTATCGGGACAATCGGGTCCCCCAGGACCTCCGGGACACGTTTTCATGATCCCGCTGAGTCAATCAACTAACGAAAAGGGTCCCGACACGCAGGCAGAAGCGTTCCGGCAGATGCTGTCCCAGCATATGATGGCGATGCGTGGAACCGATGGACCTATGGGTTTGACTGGTGTTCCGGGACCTGTCGGGCCTCCTGGGCCAGAGGGAACGAAAGGTGAGCCGGGGGATATTGGCGAACCGGGACCTAGAGGGTTACGTGGGCCAGCAGGGTTGCCAGGAAGAGAGGGAAGACGCGGACGCGCTGGAAGAGACGGTGAACGTGGGCTTGCCGGATTACAG GGTTTGAAGGGAGAACCGGGACCGATTGGATTACCGGGCATTCCTGGCGAAAAAGGTGAACGCGGCCGAATTGGACATGCCGGCGAAAAAGGAGCCCAAGGTCACGAAGGAATCCAGGGTGAAGATGGCCCTCCGGGGTTGCCAG GTCTTCCGGGAGAGCTTGGACCACGAGGTTTCACTGGCGGGAGAGGATTTCCAGGACCACCCGGGAACCCTGGCTTACCGGGCACTGAAGGCTTACCAGGAGTGAAGGGAAATCCTGGCCCTCAGGGTCAGCCAGGAGCACCTGGGCAAACGGGCCCAACAGGACCGATTGGCCCTCCAGGTCCTCAAG GAAACATGGGTCCACCCGGAATTCCCGGACCTCACGGAAAGCCTGGTTTACCCGGTTTGCCGGGGGCTGACGGAGCACCAGGCCGAGAGGGAAATCCCGGAATAGTGGGACCGAAAGGAGACCAAGGACCACAGGGCGTTCAAGGATCGATCGGTTTTCCCGGAAATAGAGGTCCCAAAGGGGACGACGGAGAACGAGGAGCTCCGGGAGATCGCGGAGAGAAAGGTGAACGTGGTCATGACGGCGAAAAGGGTGACATGGGACCGTCTGGCGAACGTGGAGCGATAGGACCCCAAGGTATAACGGGCATCGAGGGTCCAGAGGGACCCAAGGGCTTTGAAGGACCTCGTGGGGAGCCTGGAGCGATGGGTTTGTCCGGGGAGAAGGGCAAGCAAGGTGTTCAAGGGTTCACCGGATATCCTGGCCCGACCGGCGATAAGGGAGACAAGGGTTCCGTTGGCATTTCTGGATTAACGGGCGATAAAGGAGAAAGG GGCAATACCGGACTACAAGGCGAACGCGGTGAAGTTGGACCGAGAGGTTTCCGAGGACCACGTGGTCGTAGAGGGGCGGACGGAACTCCCGGTTTCAAGGGTGATACAGGTCAGCCAGGGGCACCAGGACCACAGGGAGAGATCGGGCTCCAAGGACCAGAAGGACCACGTGGCTTCATTGGGTTACCCGGTCCGCAAGGCAACAACGGGAAAGATGGCCCACAGGGAACGCCTGGCGAGCGGGGACCTCCG GGTGAAAATGGCAATCCAGGACCAACGGGTGCCCCCGGTGTCATTGGACCTCAGGGTCAAACCGGGGAACCAGGACCCGTTGGTGAACCAGGGATACCGGGGTTACCAGGAATGCCAGGTGAGCCGGGAGTTCCTGGTGATACCGGCAAGGAAGGTCAAGTTGGACCTCCAGGTCCACCTGGTAAAAATGGACCACCTGGAGCGCAAGGGTTGTCTGGTTTCCCGGGAGAGCGTGGAATGATGGGAATGCCG GGTCTACCTGGCCTGAAAGGAGAAATCGGAGTTCCGGGCAATTCCGGGCCCGTCGGCGACAAAGGTCAACCTGGAGAACCCGGCAAAGAGGGACCTCCGGGACCAGAGGGTCGTCGCGGTCAAACGGGACCTCCAGGTTCTGTAGGCTTGAAAGGGGAGCGTGGTGATATGGGCTTGATGGGACCTATCGGAAGAGATGGATTGCCAGGGCAAAGAGGGTTAACGGGACCTCCCGGGCCCCAAGGTCCTCCAGGAGAAGACGGCGATAAAGGAGACATGGGCCCACCCGGTGAAAAGGGCTTCAAAGGTGCGCAGGGCGAGGCAGGTCCAACTGGGTCGCCAGGATCACAGGGAAGTCGCGGAGAACCTGGAGCTGCCGGTCCACCCGGCGAAAAGGGGCCTCCAGGAGAAATGGGTCGTGCCGGCGGAAAGGGTGAGGACGGCCCAACGGGATTACCGGGACCTCCTGGTGCTTCGGGCCCCCAAGGAATGCCTGGTCCGCCCGGGATGAAAGGTGGTCGCGGAGATGATGGACCAATCGGGCCGGCAGGCCCCATTGGTTTACCAGGGGAACCAG GTAGAAGAGGACCTCGTGGCGCAGAAGGAGGACCAGGAGCGACAGGTCCTGCGGGACCACAAGGTTTAGCTGGTGAACCTGGTGCACAGGGCCCCCCGGGGCCACAAGGTCCCGAAGGGAAGGAAGGTGAAAAGGGATCTATTGGACCAAAAG GTGAGGAAGGTAAGAGTGGACCACCTGGACCTCCCGGAAAGCGTGGCCCAGCTGGCGCAGAAGGACCAAAAGGAGTGGCTGGTGCGCAAGGTTTCCCTGGTAATCCGGGTGAACCGGGCGTGGTTGGCCCTAAAGGAGACACCGGAAAGGATGGCGAAGACGGAAAACAGGGTGAACCTGGGCTGTCTGGAGAACCTGGACCTGTGGGATTGCCTGGAGAGATGGGGTCACCGG GAAAAATGGGTCCAGAAGGTCCTGCCGGCAGCCAAGGGACCCCTGGGCTACCAGGAGAAAAGGGAGACCGTGGGTTGCCAGGGCCAGCTGGTAACATTGGCATAACTGGACCCCAGGGCATGCCCGGACCGCAAGGTTTAACCGGTTTGAGGGGATCGCCAGGAGCTTCGGGCGAGATTGGACCAACGGGCAAATCTGGCGAAACAGGACCTGCGGGTAAGATTGGCGAGACTGGGGCTAAGGGACAGAAAGGTGACCGTGGTAAGCGTGGACCCAAGGGTCACCGTGGTGAGCTTGGAATGGTTGGCTTGAAGGGCGACATGGGCGAGAAAGGTGACAAGGGAAGTCGAGGTAATCAAGGTATAGATGGTCCAAAGGGTCCTCCGGGTCCTGTTGGGCCTTTGGGTTTGAAGGGCAATGACGGTCCTCAAGGCACGCCCGGTGGTGATGGTCCATTGGGGCCGAAAGGTTCTGAGGGCGTTGCTGGAATGCGAGGTGATCCAGGACCTCCAGGATTACCTGGTCCGCCTGGTCCTCCAGCTGAGGCTCCACTTATTCCTCCGGAGTTGCTGTTCCGCATGAGTGAGTTCTCCATCACAAAGGGAGAAGATCGAATGAAGCGAGAGGCTGAGGACATTCCGGAAGAGGAGGATGACtttgacgaagaactgctcaaGATTGAGcccaagaaaaagaagaagaaaaagaagatcaAGGATGACTTGGGACCCAAATTCCTGGACATGTACAGCTCGATCTACTCGATGCGCCAAGAGCTGGACCGGATCCGAAAGCCAGTGGGCACGAGAGAAAACCCGGGACGTACCTGCCGTGATCTGCACTATGGCCATCCCCAGTTCAAGGATG GTTGGTACTGGATCGACCCGAACCTCGGTATGGCGGACGACGCCGTGTACGTGTTCTGCAACATGACGGCCGAGGGTGAAACGTGCGTCTTCCCGGATTTGCACAGCTCCCAGATGCCGAACATCCCGTGGCGAAAGGAGAACGACAAGACCGATTGGTACTCGAACCTCCGGGGTGGATTCAGG ATATCGTACGAAACCGTTGGAGTGGTTCAGATGACCTTCCTGCGGATCCTTTCGCAAGGTGCGTACCAGAACTTCACCTACACGTGCATGAACAGTGTGGCCTGGTTCAGCACGGAGGAAAACAACTACGACAATGCGATACGATTCCTGGGCGACAACGAAATCGACTTGGGCTACGAAAACTCCAAACTACGTCCGGGCGTGCTGATGGATGGCTGCAAAACGGGAAAAAGCAAGAGTGAAACGATCTTCGAAATTCGAACTGCCAAGCTGCAGTACCTGCCGATAATTGACTTTTATCCGGTGGACTACGGGCAGCCCCAGCAAGCATTCGGTTTCCAGGTGGGACCAGTTTGCTTCAAATGA